The Streptomyces phaeolivaceus genome has a window encoding:
- a CDS encoding 2-hydroxyacid dehydrogenase, protein MTADATADPTADVTGDVWLSIPPDEIEGLPQGPDYLFWDGGEDGTQPYPGDPADCVLYVVPYMKRWPVKVNPLERMRNLRVVQTLTAGVDDVLARLSSLPPGVQLCNARGVHEASTAELALTLTLASLRGVPDFVRAQQQECWQGDFRPALADRSVLIVGYGAIGSAIEDRLVPFEVARVARVARSERTTARGPVHSFTELPSLLPSADVVILSTPLTEQTKGLVGADFLAHMKDGALLVNVARGGVVDTKALLAELDTGRITAALDVTDPEPLPPGHPLWRAPGVLISPHVGGPTSAFLPRAKRLLVDQLGRFVNREPLRNVVLTTGETDDA, encoded by the coding sequence ATGACTGCTGACGCGACTGCCGACCCGACCGCGGACGTGACCGGCGATGTGTGGCTCTCCATCCCGCCGGACGAGATCGAGGGGCTCCCGCAGGGCCCCGACTACCTCTTCTGGGACGGGGGCGAGGACGGCACCCAGCCGTATCCCGGCGATCCCGCGGACTGTGTCCTGTACGTGGTGCCGTACATGAAACGGTGGCCGGTGAAGGTGAACCCGCTGGAACGGATGCGGAACCTGCGGGTCGTGCAGACGCTCACGGCGGGCGTCGACGACGTCCTGGCCCGGCTGTCGAGCCTCCCTCCCGGGGTCCAGCTGTGCAACGCGCGCGGAGTGCACGAGGCCAGCACCGCCGAACTCGCGCTCACCCTGACCCTCGCCTCGCTGCGCGGTGTCCCCGACTTCGTGCGCGCCCAGCAACAGGAGTGCTGGCAGGGCGACTTCCGCCCCGCGCTCGCCGACAGGTCCGTCCTGATCGTCGGCTACGGCGCGATCGGCTCCGCCATCGAGGACCGGCTCGTACCCTTCGAGGTGGCGCGGGTGGCGCGCGTCGCGCGCTCTGAGCGCACCACGGCGCGCGGACCGGTGCATTCGTTCACCGAACTGCCCTCCCTGCTGCCGTCGGCCGACGTCGTGATCCTGTCCACTCCGCTCACGGAACAGACGAAAGGCCTGGTCGGCGCCGACTTCCTGGCCCATATGAAGGACGGCGCCCTCCTGGTGAATGTTGCCCGCGGAGGAGTCGTCGACACCAAGGCGCTGCTCGCGGAACTGGACACCGGGCGCATCACCGCGGCACTCGACGTCACCGACCCCGAGCCGCTGCCGCCGGGGCACCCGCTCTGGCGCGCGCCCGGCGTGCTCATCAGCCCGCATGTGGGCGGACCCACGTCGGCCTTCCTGCCGCGTGCCAAAAGGCTGCTGGTGGACCAGTTGGGACGATTCGTGAACCGGGAGCCACTGCGCAACGTGGTTCTTACGACGGGCGAGACGGACGACGCGTAA